The following are encoded together in the Candidatus Binataceae bacterium genome:
- the nadD gene encoding nicotinate-nucleotide adenylyltransferase: MRIGLFGGSFNPIHFGHLRAAEEVREALTLEIVYFIPAAAPPHKPHDDLARPDHRLRMAQLGTKGNRHFMVSDAELRRSGPSYTIDTVRHFAETTRGRNELYLLVGGDQFNELETWKDCDELARSCNLVVHSRPSAATAGKISLAALARFGYRKSDDHYVHPSNHTLAFVATTFLPISATLIRAKIRAHESIRYLVPGDVAEYIERHGLY, from the coding sequence ATGCGGATAGGTCTGTTCGGCGGCAGTTTCAATCCGATCCACTTCGGCCACCTACGTGCCGCCGAGGAAGTGCGCGAGGCGCTCACGCTCGAAATCGTCTACTTCATTCCGGCCGCGGCGCCGCCGCACAAGCCGCACGACGATTTGGCGCGGCCTGATCATCGCCTGCGCATGGCTCAACTCGGGACCAAGGGCAACCGTCATTTCATGGTTTCTGACGCCGAGTTGCGGCGCAGCGGACCGTCTTACACGATCGACACCGTGCGCCATTTCGCCGAGACCACGCGGGGACGTAATGAGCTTTACCTGCTCGTCGGCGGCGATCAGTTCAATGAACTCGAAACCTGGAAGGACTGCGACGAATTGGCGCGCTCGTGTAATCTCGTCGTTCACAGCCGTCCCAGCGCGGCGACGGCCGGTAAGATCTCTCTTGCCGCGCTCGCCCGCTTCGGTTACCGTAAATCAGACGATCATTACGTGCATCCGAGCAATCATACGCTGGCCTTTGTCGCGACAACCTTTCTCCCCATCTCCGCCACGCTCATCCGGGCCAAAATCCGCGCGCACGAATCGATTCGCTATCTCGTGCCCGGCGACGTCGCCGAGTATATCGAGCGGCACGGACTCTACTGA
- the rsfS gene encoding ribosome silencing factor: protein MDSLAKALAAVEAALEKKAYDLRVVQVAHLSSIADYFLIATGRSDVQVQAIARGIEERMDREGFHALAIEGVNHGHWIALDYNDLVIHLFFEPTRDFYRLETNWSDAQEVPLPEPFRAQARGLSLRAFA from the coding sequence GTGGATTCCCTGGCGAAGGCGCTCGCTGCGGTTGAAGCCGCGCTCGAAAAAAAGGCCTACGACCTCCGCGTCGTGCAGGTGGCGCATCTGAGTTCCATCGCCGACTATTTTTTGATCGCCACCGGCCGCTCGGACGTGCAGGTGCAGGCGATTGCGCGCGGCATCGAGGAGCGGATGGATCGCGAGGGCTTTCATGCGCTCGCGATCGAAGGGGTCAACCACGGCCATTGGATCGCGCTCGATTACAACGATCTGGTAATCCACCTCTTCTTTGAACCGACGCGCGACTTCTATCGGCTCGAAACCAATTGGAGCGACGCCCAGGAAGTCCCGCTGCCGGAGCCGTTTCGCGCGCAGGCGCGCGGCCTGAGCCTGCGCGCGTTCGCCTGA
- the hemQ gene encoding hydrogen peroxide-dependent heme synthase — protein MKDSSGGNAAPYTLEGWFVLHQFFRIELKQFAQVPARERAVMVEEAEKAFDAMSRREAGQTALFGQLGHKGDLIVIHFRRTLDELREAEHAVARFALSRFLEQTTSYLSVIEIGLYEMTVKLHAELAARGVAPHSPEWDTAVAAALAVQREKLAERLSPRIPDRAYVCFYPMNKRRAGADNWYMLPLAERQRLMHEHGMIGRRYAGRVNQIISGSIGFDDWEWGVDLFADDPLVFKQLVYEMRFDESSARYAEFGPFHVGRRITLSDSAGLGGGAGKP, from the coding sequence ATGAAGGACTCGTCCGGCGGAAACGCCGCGCCATATACGCTTGAGGGCTGGTTCGTGCTCCATCAGTTTTTCCGCATCGAGCTGAAGCAGTTCGCACAGGTGCCGGCAAGGGAACGCGCGGTGATGGTCGAGGAGGCGGAGAAGGCCTTCGACGCGATGAGCCGGCGCGAAGCGGGCCAGACGGCGCTATTCGGTCAGCTCGGCCACAAAGGCGATCTAATCGTGATTCACTTTCGCCGCACGCTCGACGAACTCCGCGAGGCCGAACACGCGGTTGCGCGTTTCGCGCTGAGCCGCTTCCTCGAGCAAACTACTTCGTACCTATCCGTAATCGAGATTGGACTCTACGAAATGACGGTGAAGCTCCACGCCGAATTGGCCGCGCGCGGGGTCGCGCCCCATTCGCCAGAGTGGGATACTGCGGTCGCAGCGGCGCTCGCGGTGCAACGCGAAAAACTCGCCGAGCGCCTGTCACCGCGCATCCCCGATCGCGCCTATGTCTGTTTCTATCCGATGAACAAACGCCGCGCGGGGGCAGACAACTGGTACATGCTGCCGCTCGCCGAACGCCAGCGTCTGATGCATGAACACGGGATGATCGGACGGCGCTACGCCGGCCGCGTCAATCAGATTATCTCGGGCTCGATCGGCTTCGACGACTGGGAATGGGGTGTCGATCTTTTTGCCGATGATCCGCTGGTCTTCAAGCAGTTGGTCTATGAGATGCGCTTCGATGAATCGAGCGCGCGTTACGCCGAATTCGGTCCATTCCATGTCGGTAGGCGGATCACTCTGAGCGACTCGGCAGGACTCGGCGGCGGCGCGGGCAAACCCTGA
- a CDS encoding cobyrinate a,c-diamide synthase — protein sequence MGSVSTPRIVIAATGSGVGKTTVTIALMAALRARGLMIAPFKCGPDYLDPGYHARAARTASHNLDGWMMGREGVVETFARAACGADIAIIEGMMGLFDAAAPNADEGSSAEIAKWLGAPVILVVDASGIARTIAAIALGFARFDPALRVAAIICNNVGGRGHLELLREAAPEIPIVGGLPRRADAGFPERHLGLVAANHAGLPDASFEAWGALAAEWFDLKTILELARSAPAVACESASAPAAGLRRCRIGLASDEAFHFYYVYNLALLEKLGAEIVRFSPIHDRELPAIDGLYFGGGYPEAGARELSGNQSMLEAIRRFAAAGGPIYAECGGLMYLTDGIRLLDGATFPMAGLIPSVAVMSEKLQAIGYAEIETVAPSFLGPRGIRWRGHQFRYSTLEPAPPSTIERVYRVAPRWGGAPFAEGFQRGSVIASYVHAHWASNPVVAENFIAACAAWSESRQA from the coding sequence ATGGGCTCGGTCTCGACGCCTCGCATTGTAATCGCGGCGACGGGCAGCGGCGTCGGCAAGACCACCGTCACGATCGCGCTGATGGCGGCGCTGCGCGCGCGCGGACTCATGATCGCGCCGTTCAAGTGCGGTCCGGATTATCTCGATCCCGGTTATCACGCCCGCGCGGCGAGAACCGCCTCGCACAATTTGGACGGTTGGATGATGGGCCGTGAGGGCGTCGTCGAGACCTTTGCGCGCGCGGCGTGTGGCGCGGATATCGCGATTATTGAAGGGATGATGGGTCTGTTCGACGCGGCCGCGCCGAACGCTGACGAGGGTTCCAGCGCCGAGATCGCCAAGTGGCTGGGTGCGCCGGTGATTCTGGTGGTCGATGCGTCCGGGATCGCCCGCACGATCGCCGCGATTGCGCTCGGCTTCGCGCGCTTCGATCCTGCGCTGCGCGTTGCCGCGATCATCTGCAATAACGTTGGCGGCCGCGGCCATCTGGAGCTGCTGCGCGAGGCCGCGCCGGAAATTCCGATCGTTGGTGGTTTGCCGCGGCGCGCGGATGCCGGATTTCCGGAACGTCACTTGGGCCTCGTCGCCGCAAATCACGCCGGCCTGCCCGACGCATCCTTCGAAGCCTGGGGCGCGCTGGCCGCCGAGTGGTTCGATCTCAAGACGATTCTAGAGCTCGCGCGATCGGCGCCGGCAGTCGCGTGCGAATCCGCGAGCGCGCCGGCCGCCGGTTTGCGGCGATGCCGAATCGGCCTGGCCAGCGACGAGGCCTTCCATTTCTATTACGTCTATAACCTCGCCCTACTCGAGAAGCTCGGCGCGGAGATCGTCCGCTTCAGCCCGATCCATGATCGTGAGCTGCCCGCGATTGATGGGCTTTATTTCGGCGGTGGCTACCCTGAAGCCGGAGCCCGTGAGCTGTCCGGCAACCAATCGATGCTGGAGGCGATTCGCCGCTTCGCCGCGGCTGGCGGTCCGATCTACGCCGAGTGCGGCGGCTTGATGTACCTCACGGACGGCATCCGGCTGCTCGATGGGGCGACCTTCCCAATGGCCGGATTGATTCCGTCGGTCGCCGTGATGAGTGAGAAGTTGCAAGCGATCGGGTATGCCGAGATTGAGACCGTAGCGCCTTCATTTCTTGGTCCGCGCGGAATCCGCTGGCGCGGCCATCAGTTCCGCTACTCGACACTCGAGCCGGCGCCGCCGTCGACGATCGAGCGCGTCTACCGGGTGGCGCCGCGATGGGGCGGCGCGCCGTTCGCCGAGGGTTTCCAGCGCGGCAGCGTGATCGCGTCGTATGTGCACGCACATTGGGCGTCGAATCCGGTGGTGGCGGAAAATTTCATCGCAGCCTGCGCGGCCTGGAGCGAGAGCCGCCAAGCCTGA
- a CDS encoding D-alanyl-D-alanine carboxypeptidase family protein: MEDRWGGWCKGISFLIALAALGNVQPAAARTQLHRRHHIAHHRRHYPSVPLYHAELLIDADGGNVLYAQNASIEWPPASMAKLMLMAVAEDEIQAGHFSYEDPVRISARAAATGGSRLGLREGQVYPLGELMKAALIRSANDAAVAVAEKIAGSVEACVQKMNQKARALRMDNTYYGTVEGLPPVPGHDVDHTTAIDLSILARDLVNNTHLLRWTSMETAPFDDGRVILRNTNHLVGHLDGCDGLKTGFTMRAGFNLTATAKRGDMRLISVVLGAPSNPERFIQSARLLNWGFDNFAKVHLLNRGQPLPVHVQVEAGPSIQPVAEEDLALVLPKAQLSSVKLEYSVPATVPGPLANGAALGQVIVLDGGGVVSRVEAVSPPSANPTMLVSDAAAAAKARSENGGGGSSESSPALTTQVVPGVAQENR, translated from the coding sequence ATGGAAGATCGGTGGGGCGGGTGGTGTAAGGGTATCAGCTTTCTGATCGCGCTAGCGGCGCTGGGCAACGTTCAGCCGGCAGCAGCCCGGACGCAACTGCATCGGCGCCACCATATTGCTCATCACCGTCGGCATTACCCCAGCGTGCCTCTGTATCACGCCGAGTTGCTAATAGATGCCGACGGTGGGAACGTTCTGTACGCGCAGAATGCATCAATCGAGTGGCCGCCCGCCTCGATGGCCAAGCTGATGCTGATGGCGGTGGCGGAGGACGAGATTCAGGCCGGACATTTCAGCTACGAGGATCCGGTGCGGATTTCGGCGCGTGCCGCCGCCACCGGCGGTTCACGCCTGGGGCTGCGCGAAGGCCAGGTCTATCCGCTCGGCGAGCTGATGAAGGCGGCGCTGATCCGTTCGGCGAATGACGCGGCGGTCGCCGTCGCCGAGAAGATCGCGGGCTCGGTCGAAGCCTGCGTTCAGAAGATGAACCAAAAGGCGCGGGCCTTGCGGATGGACAATACCTACTACGGGACCGTCGAAGGACTGCCGCCGGTGCCGGGCCATGATGTCGATCATACCACTGCGATCGATCTCTCGATTCTGGCGCGCGACCTCGTTAACAATACGCATCTGCTGCGTTGGACTTCGATGGAGACTGCGCCATTCGATGACGGCCGCGTGATTCTACGTAATACCAACCATCTGGTCGGACATCTGGACGGCTGTGACGGACTCAAAACCGGTTTCACGATGCGGGCTGGGTTCAATTTGACGGCGACGGCCAAACGCGGCGATATGCGTCTAATCTCGGTCGTGCTGGGCGCGCCGTCTAATCCGGAACGTTTTATCCAAAGTGCACGGCTGCTCAATTGGGGCTTCGACAATTTCGCCAAAGTTCATCTGCTCAATCGCGGACAGCCGCTGCCGGTGCATGTGCAGGTGGAAGCGGGCCCCTCGATTCAGCCGGTAGCGGAAGAAGATCTTGCGTTGGTGCTGCCTAAAGCCCAGTTATCGAGCGTCAAACTCGAGTACAGCGTGCCGGCGACCGTGCCGGGTCCGCTTGCCAATGGCGCAGCGCTCGGTCAGGTTATAGTGCTCGATGGCGGCGGCGTAGTCTCGCGGGTCGAAGCAGTTTCGCCGCCGTCTGCAAATCCGACCATGCTGGTTTCGGATGCGGCCGCGGCAGCCAAAGCGCGGTCCGAGAATGGCGGCGGCGGCAGCTCAGAATCGTCACCCGCGCTGACTACACAAGTGGTCCCGGGCGTTGCGCAGGAGAACAGATGA
- a CDS encoding tetratricopeptide repeat protein, with protein sequence MGRRSHKIPAMAVALVIMLGLAPLSAHSAAGADNNICDPLADYYLGLEDYPKTLELHQAIIRKHPDFALAYYHLGFVYGALGDRRRELADYQKAVDLGLNDWDLFLNLGRLYFETGHFAEARGAFRIATLLGPYRPETHYNLGLAYEQTGELQKAEQEILQSLRIKPHHADARNTLATIYAEEGNYARAHEEWEELSRADPAYQPAEKNLAILRQVEGEKAVSAARAGNFAKAP encoded by the coding sequence GTGGGCCGTCGTAGCCATAAAATTCCAGCTATGGCCGTAGCGCTGGTAATCATGCTGGGGCTAGCGCCCTTGAGCGCCCATTCTGCCGCGGGTGCCGATAACAATATCTGCGACCCGCTTGCCGATTATTATCTCGGGCTGGAAGACTATCCGAAAACGCTCGAGCTTCATCAGGCGATAATTCGCAAGCATCCGGATTTCGCCTTGGCCTATTATCATCTGGGCTTTGTATACGGCGCTCTTGGTGACCGTCGGCGTGAGCTGGCGGACTATCAGAAGGCGGTCGATCTCGGGTTGAATGACTGGGATTTGTTTCTCAATCTTGGCCGCTTATATTTCGAGACCGGGCATTTTGCAGAAGCGCGCGGCGCGTTTCGGATCGCAACGCTGCTCGGGCCCTACAGGCCGGAGACTCACTATAATCTTGGGCTGGCTTACGAGCAGACCGGAGAGTTGCAGAAGGCCGAGCAGGAAATACTGCAGTCGCTGAGAATCAAGCCGCATCACGCCGATGCGCGCAATACGCTCGCAACTATCTACGCCGAAGAGGGCAACTATGCGCGCGCTCATGAGGAGTGGGAAGAACTGAGCCGCGCGGATCCAGCATACCAGCCGGCGGAGAAGAACCTCGCGATTTTGCGGCAGGTCGAAGGCGAGAAAGCCGTTAGCGCGGCGCGAGCGGGCAATTTTGCCAAAGCGCCTTGA
- a CDS encoding glycosyltransferase family 2 protein, protein MARLPGLSIFLPSHNEAGNVERVVRNFCATLPEVADDYEVIVVNDGSRDQTGAIADRLAAADSHVKVVHHQVNRGYGGAVISGIRAASMPWVLLCDGDGQFDPNDVKLLAARTPEYDVVIGRRAHRADPFVRRMNGKAWTILVRMMFGLHVSDMDCGFKLFRRALLQDMELHASGAMITTELMARLAGRKAKICEVDVQHLPRVAGEQSGANFKVIARAFKELFALYRELRSARQTVQ, encoded by the coding sequence GTGGCACGGCTGCCGGGCTTAAGCATCTTTCTGCCCTCGCATAACGAAGCAGGTAACGTCGAACGCGTGGTGCGCAACTTTTGCGCCACGCTGCCGGAAGTCGCAGACGACTACGAAGTAATCGTGGTGAACGACGGCAGCCGCGATCAGACGGGCGCGATCGCCGACCGGTTGGCCGCGGCAGATTCGCACGTTAAGGTGGTCCATCATCAAGTGAACCGGGGTTATGGAGGCGCTGTAATTTCCGGGATTCGCGCGGCCTCGATGCCGTGGGTATTGCTCTGTGACGGCGACGGTCAGTTTGATCCGAATGACGTAAAATTACTTGCGGCACGGACACCGGAATATGACGTTGTGATCGGCCGCCGCGCTCATCGCGCCGATCCCTTTGTGCGGCGGATGAACGGGAAAGCCTGGACTATTCTGGTCCGGATGATGTTCGGCTTGCACGTCTCCGACATGGATTGCGGCTTCAAGCTTTTCCGCCGCGCGTTGTTGCAAGACATGGAGCTCCACGCCAGCGGGGCCATGATTACCACTGAGCTGATGGCGCGGCTCGCCGGGCGCAAGGCAAAGATCTGCGAGGTCGACGTGCAGCATCTGCCGCGGGTGGCGGGTGAACAGAGTGGCGCAAATTTCAAAGTGATCGCCCGGGCGTTCAAAGAACTTTTTGCGCTCTATCGAGAGCTTCGTTCGGCAAGACAGACCGTTCAGTAA
- a CDS encoding flavin reductase family protein, with translation MPIERNELRRVMGHFPTGVTVITTTSKDGQPFGLTANAFTSVSLDPPLLLISVDKKAESYQHFEDSKVFNVNFLSEDQEALSRKFAVSGGDKFKGVAYRSGTNGVPILEGALACMECRLYAVYDGGDHTLFLGEIMQAETREAKPLVFHRGGYKTIGD, from the coding sequence ATGCCGATTGAGCGTAATGAGTTGCGCCGCGTGATGGGTCACTTTCCCACCGGGGTCACCGTCATCACCACGACTTCGAAGGATGGGCAGCCGTTCGGCTTGACCGCGAATGCGTTCACCTCGGTTTCGCTCGACCCGCCGCTGCTGCTGATCTCGGTTGATAAAAAGGCCGAGAGCTATCAGCATTTCGAAGATAGCAAGGTTTTCAACGTCAACTTCCTGAGCGAGGATCAGGAAGCGCTTTCGCGAAAGTTCGCAGTCAGCGGCGGTGACAAATTCAAGGGGGTTGCCTATCGGTCAGGCACCAATGGCGTTCCTATCCTGGAGGGGGCGCTTGCTTGCATGGAATGCCGCCTGTACGCGGTTTATGACGGCGGCGATCACACGCTCTTTCTCGGCGAAATCATGCAGGCTGAAACCCGCGAGGCGAAGCCCCTGGTTTTCCATCGGGGCGGCTACAAGACCATCGGCGACTGA
- a CDS encoding flavin reductase family protein — MEDSLAKAFGALTTGIYVLTVADGVEHHGMSSSWVTQVSGEPPLFSAAVDNQHFSHRIIARTGRFALNVVGARGKALEDYFYSPRARRPNNLSDLEYDLSPALGLPWLRLAMITLEAQVAAAFVAGDHTIFVGAPVGVRVRENDRPLTSLELDYVYLGGRAVMSRDRSGW; from the coding sequence ATGGAGGATTCGCTCGCCAAGGCATTTGGCGCACTGACCACTGGAATCTATGTGCTCACCGTTGCCGACGGCGTGGAACATCACGGCATGTCTTCGTCGTGGGTGACGCAGGTTTCGGGCGAGCCGCCGCTTTTCAGCGCGGCCGTGGACAATCAGCATTTCTCCCACCGGATAATCGCGCGCACCGGCCGCTTCGCCCTTAACGTCGTTGGCGCGCGCGGCAAGGCGCTCGAGGATTACTTCTATTCGCCCCGCGCCCGCCGTCCCAACAACCTGAGTGATCTCGAATACGACCTGTCGCCCGCCTTGGGACTGCCGTGGCTCAGGCTCGCGATGATCACGCTCGAGGCGCAGGTGGCAGCGGCGTTCGTCGCCGGCGATCACACGATTTTCGTCGGCGCGCCGGTAGGCGTCCGCGTGCGGGAAAACGATCGTCCGCTGACCTCGCTCGAACTGGATTATGTCTATCTCGGCGGCCGGGCGGTCATGTCGCGCGACCGCTCGGGCTGGTAG
- a CDS encoding L,D-transpeptidase translates to MMRVVRGCGLAVMITCAWALAATIVGAESPTAVATPNLTMAAIVPPSGAQGGLAPTSSSAADAHSDTKLAQRLFDQTPADLRADPFNWAIHIYKGRHRLEVYYKNQLFRTYHAVFGRGQLAGGKQWEGDSRTPEGAYAIVAKRRSRFDWFLKLNYPNGADQARFADLRANHQMPTWRREGGLVGIHGTDSPVLNNREVNWTLGCISVNNPDIEEMARLLPIGTVVIIKP, encoded by the coding sequence ATGATGAGAGTAGTGCGCGGGTGTGGGCTGGCGGTGATGATCACTTGTGCGTGGGCGTTGGCGGCGACGATCGTCGGGGCTGAAAGCCCGACTGCCGTCGCCACCCCAAACCTGACCATGGCCGCGATCGTGCCGCCGTCCGGCGCCCAGGGCGGGCTCGCGCCGACGAGTTCGTCCGCCGCGGATGCTCACAGCGATACCAAGTTGGCGCAGCGCCTTTTCGACCAGACTCCGGCAGACTTGAGAGCCGACCCCTTCAACTGGGCAATCCATATCTACAAGGGGCGCCATCGTCTCGAGGTTTACTATAAAAACCAGTTGTTTCGCACCTATCACGCGGTCTTCGGCCGCGGCCAATTAGCCGGCGGCAAGCAGTGGGAGGGTGATTCGCGTACGCCCGAAGGCGCTTACGCAATTGTCGCCAAGCGCCGCAGCCGCTTCGACTGGTTCCTCAAACTCAACTATCCCAACGGCGCCGACCAGGCGCGATTTGCTGACCTGCGGGCGAATCATCAGATGCCGACGTGGCGCCGCGAGGGTGGTCTGGTCGGGATCCACGGCACGGACAGTCCGGTCCTCAATAATCGCGAGGTCAACTGGACGCTCGGCTGTATCTCAGTCAACAATCCCGATATCGAAGAGATGGCGCGGCTTCTCCCGATCGGCACGGTGGTGATAATCAAACCCTGA
- a CDS encoding plastocyanin/azurin family copper-binding protein: protein MAVLMKLFSRRSRMLPPLAVAVMLWLGLLSRADQAMGQPATTIKMNDTPPAFEPSRATIKVGQTVTWVNAGATVHDASDSPAIAIKASDVASPAKAVVFDSGFLQPGASFSYTFTVPGVYKYVCLPHEAAGMVGEITVEPGKS from the coding sequence ATGGCCGTGCTCATGAAGTTGTTTTCGCGTCGCTCTCGTATGCTCCCGCCGCTCGCCGTGGCGGTTATGCTGTGGCTTGGCTTGCTGTCCCGAGCCGATCAGGCCATGGGCCAACCCGCGACGACGATCAAGATGAACGATACGCCGCCGGCATTCGAGCCGAGCCGGGCGACAATCAAGGTGGGCCAGACCGTCACGTGGGTCAACGCCGGCGCCACGGTACATGATGCGTCCGACAGCCCTGCGATCGCGATCAAGGCGAGCGATGTAGCCAGTCCAGCTAAGGCAGTGGTGTTCGATTCGGGGTTCCTGCAGCCCGGCGCAAGTTTCAGCTACACCTTCACCGTCCCCGGTGTTTACAAATACGTCTGTCTCCCGCACGAAGCGGCCGGAATGGTCGGCGAAATCACCGTCGAGCCGGGCAAGAGCTAG
- a CDS encoding iron-containing alcohol dehydrogenase: MEAPAGEFNFTRLERVIFGAGKVAGLGRELERRSLSRAVVVTGKTLGGSKLLDQVTGALGVRCAAVFKNAQQHVPLGTTRELIGEIKRVGADCVISFGGGSPIDTAKVAASAILTGRDPGAAAGGIEFGGANARVDTSRDFIQIALPTTLSAGEYTPVGGVTDEATLIKGAVVDPRLQPRVVINDPALTVETPAWLWIATGMRALDHAVEAIYSIRHQLLPDTLASKAIKLLFEHLPASINTSGADSLAHRGYCQMAAWFSIFGGMNTRFGVSHALGHQIGPKWNVPHGVTSCIMLPHVMRFMADIAPERFGPIAEGLGVRYDGPNARSVALECADRVAQFIAQFDVPHSLKAAGVPRGEMTQIAATVLHEVESAKVVDRPVTREEIVSLLEAAYA; encoded by the coding sequence GTGGAAGCACCAGCAGGCGAATTCAATTTCACCCGCCTCGAGCGGGTCATCTTCGGGGCGGGCAAAGTCGCCGGGCTGGGCCGTGAGCTCGAACGGCGGAGCCTCTCGCGCGCCGTCGTCGTCACCGGCAAGACGCTCGGCGGCTCGAAATTGCTCGATCAGGTTACCGGAGCGCTCGGGGTCCGCTGCGCCGCGGTCTTCAAGAACGCGCAGCAGCATGTGCCGCTCGGCACGACCCGCGAGCTAATCGGAGAGATCAAGCGCGTCGGCGCCGACTGCGTGATCAGCTTTGGCGGCGGCAGCCCGATCGATACTGCGAAGGTCGCGGCTTCGGCGATCCTGACCGGCCGCGATCCGGGCGCAGCCGCGGGAGGAATCGAATTTGGCGGCGCCAACGCGCGAGTCGATACGAGCCGCGACTTTATCCAAATCGCCCTGCCGACCACGCTCTCGGCCGGCGAATATACCCCGGTGGGCGGGGTCACCGACGAGGCCACGCTCATCAAGGGGGCGGTGGTCGATCCCCGCCTGCAGCCGCGCGTCGTGATCAACGACCCGGCCCTGACGGTCGAGACGCCGGCGTGGCTTTGGATCGCGACCGGGATGCGCGCGCTCGATCACGCGGTCGAAGCAATCTATTCGATCCGCCATCAGTTGCTGCCGGACACCTTGGCGTCGAAGGCAATTAAACTGCTGTTCGAGCATCTCCCCGCCTCAATCAACACCAGCGGCGCGGATAGCCTGGCGCATCGCGGTTACTGCCAGATGGCGGCCTGGTTCTCGATCTTCGGCGGGATGAATACGCGCTTCGGCGTCTCCCACGCGCTGGGTCATCAGATCGGCCCCAAATGGAACGTCCCGCACGGCGTGACCTCGTGCATCATGCTGCCGCACGTGATGCGTTTCATGGCCGACATCGCCCCCGAGCGTTTCGGTCCGATCGCGGAGGGGCTCGGCGTGCGTTACGACGGGCCGAACGCCCGGTCGGTGGCGCTCGAATGCGCCGATCGCGTTGCCCAGTTCATCGCGCAGTTCGATGTCCCGCATTCACTCAAGGCGGCCGGCGTGCCGCGCGGCGAGATGACGCAGATCGCCGCCACCGTGCTGCACGAAGTCGAGTCCGCGAAGGTGGTGGATCGTCCGGTGACGCGCGAGGAGATCGTGTCACTGCTCGAAGCTGCATACGCCTGA
- a CDS encoding nuclear transport factor 2 family protein, whose amino-acid sequence MSNETNKELATKFWRAFAQGELKKAFAMASDEISWLIPGNLPELSGLRKGKAEIVKFARVAAKMFPNGVTSEIRRVYADGDTVLIEMTNSAKFSNGRDYTNEYCFVFEIEDGKIRRVREYVDTQKVVALTA is encoded by the coding sequence ATGAGCAATGAAACCAACAAAGAACTGGCGACAAAGTTCTGGCGCGCCTTTGCGCAAGGCGAGCTCAAGAAGGCCTTCGCGATGGCCTCCGACGAGATCAGTTGGCTGATTCCCGGCAACCTGCCGGAGCTTTCGGGCTTGCGCAAGGGCAAGGCGGAGATTGTTAAGTTTGCCCGCGTCGCGGCAAAAATGTTTCCGAACGGCGTCACCAGCGAGATTCGCCGAGTCTATGCTGACGGCGATACCGTGCTGATCGAGATGACCAACAGCGCCAAATTTTCCAACGGCCGCGACTACACGAACGAGTACTGCTTTGTTTTTGAGATCGAGGACGGCAAGATTCGCCGCGTCCGCGAATACGTCGATACGCAGAAAGTCGTCGCGCTGACCGCCTAG